From Ipomoea triloba cultivar NCNSP0323 chromosome 5, ASM357664v1, the proteins below share one genomic window:
- the LOC116019604 gene encoding thioredoxin H4-2-like, which yields MGQCWTRLCGQGNEEHTSGSAELGGGNVHLVTTIEDWDENISEANKDDKIVIVNFSASWCNHSRNAAPIYRQLADKHTSFMFITVDVDELGEFSSSWDIKATPTFFFLKDGRQLDTLVGVEELELQKKLKAVAEQKE from the exons ATGGGACAGTGCTGGACTAGG TTATGCGGACAAGGCAACGAGGAGCATACAAGTGGTTCGGCAGAGCTTGGAGGTGGAAATGTTCACCTCGTGACTACCATAGAGGATTGGGACGAAAATATTTCTGAGGCTAACAAGGATGACAAGATA gttattgtaaattttagcGCATCGTGGTGCAACCATTCTAGAAACGCAGCACCAATTTACCGCCAACTTGCTGATAAGCACACCTCGTTCATGTTCATAACCGTTGACGTTGATGAGCTAGGG GAGTTTAGCTCATCATGGGATATAAAAGCCACTCCCACTTTCTTCTTCCTGAAAGATGGAAGACAACTGGACACACTGGTTGGTGTTGAAGAGCTAGAGCTTCAGAAGAAGTTAAAAGCAGTTGCAGAGCAAAAAGAATGA
- the LOC116020866 gene encoding serine/threonine-protein kinase AtPK2/AtPK19-like: MVSAEFSHLPGKKPLQNNVLLLLKTPDVKALDNVDLEFSDVFGPVPAQSPIYENVAVPDTNGLAYEDPAVIYSRSHSFVGPTTCVNQTQKLSRLTLSEDDDSLVLVDEVCEEANGKRQSSFENSIAGDSTVQEHSLLPKSVGLEDFEVLKVVGQGAFGKVYQVQKIDTSEIFAMKVMRKDKVLEKSQTEYMISERNILTKIDHPFIVQLKYSFQTKYRLYLVLDFVNGGHLFFQLCRQGLFREDLARIYTAEIVSAVSHLHDKGIIHRDLKPENILLGAEGHVVLTDFGLAKQFDENSRFNSLCGTVEYMAPEIILGKGHDKAADWWSVGVLLYEMLTGKPPFFGGNRQKVQQKITKDKIKLPAYLSSDAHSLLKGLLQKEAGKRFGSGPKGSDEIKSHKWFRSINWKKLEAREIQPSFCPEVAGKHCVANFEERWTAMPLLDSPAASPKGCENPFRGYSFMRPDLHSCK; this comes from the exons ATGGTTTCTGCTGAGTTCTCACATCTGCCGGGGAAGAAACCCCTTCAGAATAATGTGCTTCTCCTGTTGAAAACACCTGATGTCAAGGCACTGGATAATGTTGATTTGGAGTTTTCTGATGTCTTTGGTCCTGTTCCAGCTCAGTCACCAATCTATGAAAATGTTGCGGTGCCAGATACAAATGGATTGGCTTATGAAGACCCGGCTGTAATTTACAGTCGCTCTCATTCTTTTGTTGGACCAACAACCTGCGTTAATCAGACACAAAAGCTCAGCAGACTCACATTAAGTGAGGACGATGACTCTCTGGTACTTGTAGACGAAGTCTGTGAGGAGGCTAATGGAAAACGTCAATCTTCTTTTGAGAATTCTATTGCTGGGGATTCCACTGTTCAGGAGCACAGTCTTTTACCAAAATCAGTTGGACTTGAAGACTTCGAAGTGTTAAAAGTTGTTGGCCAAGGTGCATTTGGAAAAGTTTATCAGGTGCAGAAGATTGACACCTCGGAAATCTTTGCAATGAAGGTCATGCGGAAGGATAAGGTTTTGGAGAAAAGTCAAACTGAGTACATGATTAGCGAGAGGAATATACTGACAAAAATAGATCACCCTTTCATTGTGCAGCTTAAATACTCTTTCCAG ACTAAATACAGACTCTACCTTGTTTTGGATTTTGTTAACGGGGGACATCTTTTCTTTCAACTCTGCCGTCAAGGCTTATTCAG AGAGGATTTAGCACGGATCTATACTGCTGAGATTGTTTCCGCTGTTTCTCACCTCCATGATAAAGGAATAATACACAGGGATCTTAAACCTGAAAATATACTTTTGGGTGCAGAGGGTCAT GTTGTACTGACTGATTTTGGTCTTGCAAAGCAATTTGATGAGAACTCGCGGTTCAACTCTCTGTGCGGGACAGTGGAGTACATGGCACCTGAAATTATTCTTGGGAAGGGTCATGATAAGGCTGCAGACTGGTGGAGCGTGGGAGTTCTACTATATGAGATGCTTACGGGAAAG CCTCCCTTTTTTGGTGGGAACCGGCAGAAAGTTCAGCAGAAGATCACGAAGGACAAGATCAAGCTCCCCGCATATTTGTCAAGTGATGCACATTCGCTGTTAAAAGGG CTCCTGCAGAAGGAGGCAGGCAAGCGGTTTGGCAGTGGACCAAAAGGTAGCGATGAGATAAAGAGCCACAAGTGGTTCCGATCCATCAACTGGAAGAAACTAGAAGCTCGAGAAATCCAGCCAAGTTTCTGCCCCGAAGTTGCAGGGAAACACTGCGTCGCAAACTTTGAGGAGCGCTGGACCGCGATGCCTCTGTTAGATTCTCCGGCTGCCAGTCCAAAAGGCTGTGAGAACCCTTTCAGGGGTTATAGTTTTATGAGACCTGACCTCCATTCCTGCAAATAA
- the LOC116020815 gene encoding NAC domain-containing protein 71-like gives MELRPGFRFNPTDEELIIHYLYPKVVNSKFCADHIAEIDMNRFEPRDLPGTAKMGGKERYYFCLRDRTQPLELRTTGAGHWKATGKLSKKICRVKANLVGLKKTLVYQSSAGSEEKNCVMHEYRLEGIKNSMRHLPENAKNEWVICKVFWKSSGTLVESINKDDIKKCFGKYLDDAAKECGVSRSTFKRACRRHGIQGWQSKKRKKVNQHEYEHHAIQDDHQSSNLGIGNGIMASSSLWVKAEHDNDVVMFVLPNATVDGLKREILKRFKLEPETLKIRYKDGDEEMVSVACDEDLHYCLEFFKTTEKAAVRFSVYKDQN, from the exons ATGGAATTGCGTCCCGGGTTTCGATTCAATCCTACCGACGAAGAGCTTATTATTCACTACttatacccaaaggttgtgaaTAGTAAGTTTTGCGCAGATCATATTGCCGAGATTGATATGAACAGATTTGAACCCCGGGATTTGCCAG GGACGGCGAAAATGGGTGGAAAAGAACGGTACTACTTCTGCCTGAGAGACAGGACGCAGCCGCTGGAGCTGAGAACCACCGGTGCAGGGCACTGGAAAGCGACAGGCAAATTGTCTAAGAAGATTTGCAGAGTTAAAGCCAACTTGGTTGGGTTGAAGAAGACTCTGGTTTATCAGAGTTCAGCCGGAAGTGAAGAGAAAAACTGTGTAATGCATGAATACAGATTAGAGGGCATCAAGAACTCCATGCGACATCTTCCAGAAAACGCTAAG AACGAATGGGTGATATGTAAAGTGTTTTGGAAGAGCTCTGGCACTTTAGTAGAGTCTATTAATAAAGATGATATTAAGAAGTGTTTTGGCAAGTATCTTGATGACGCTGCTAAGGAGTGTGGAG ttAGCAGATCTACTTTTAAACGGGCATGCAGAAGGCACGGGATACAAGGATGGCAAtcaaagaagagaaagaaagtGAACCAACATGAATATGAACATCATGCTATTCAAGATGATCATCAATCCAGCAATTTGGGTATAGGGAATGGTATAATGGCATCAAGTTCTTTGTGGGTTAAGGCGGAACACGACAATGACGTTGTCATGTTTGTGCTCCCCAATGCAACTGTGGATGGTTTgaagagagagattttaaaGAGATTCAAACTGGAACCTGAAACTCTAAAAATAAGGTACAAAGATGGAGATGAAGAAATGGTGAGCGTGGCTTGTGATGAGGATTTACATTACTGCTTGGAATTTTTCAAGACTACAGAGAAGGCCGCCGTCAGATTTTCCGTTTACAAAGATCAGAATTGA
- the LOC116019605 gene encoding uncharacterized protein LOC116019605: protein MENNGYGSSSVPDNTAVLPPPENMMSVFYIPTAFPPPENMMSGSTVFNIPTGLPPVDNIMPNLGWAAAVGNMDILGRGGLPMNVSTYSGFSTAWPPAENMPNLGWTATGNMDDGLGLGLGGPPMTVSTGNMDILGSPITVSTVENMANLNMPTAVLTECPPVAVTSEAGPSMMSEIEKAVSRSPYKGASQEGIMFAPDLQDQQSRLNLSGCITKPPNPSPSEDSTRFWVKVESKKDLFKFPLDLPTMDGLKTQVLKRLTHLEADGLKFMYQDEDGEMITIACEEDLHFCFQYFKSSFHKTKVRLSLVANDDR from the exons atggagAATAATGGTTATGGGTCTAGTAGTGTCCCTGACAATACTGCTGTATTGCCTCCGCCGGAGAACATGATGTCTGTGTTCTACATCCCTACGGCATTTCCTCCGCCGGAGAACATGATGTCGGGTTCAACTGTGTTCAACATCCCTACGGGGTTGCCTCCCGTGGACAACATTATGCCTAATTTGGGGTGGGCAGCAGCGGTGGGGAACATGGACATCCTTGGTCGTGGTGGGCTTCCGATGAATGTTTCCACCTACTCAGGCTTTTCCACGGCATGGCCTCCGGCAGAGAACATGCCTAATTTGGGATGGACAGCGACAGGAAACATGGACGACGGGCTTGGTCTTGGTCTTGGTGGGCCTCCGATGACTGTTTCAACCGGGAACATGGACATTCTTGGCTCTCCGATTACTGTTTCCACCGTAGAGAACATGGCCAATTTGAACATGCCGACGGCTGTTCTCACGGAATGCCCTCCGGTGGCTGTCACTTCTGAGGCGGGTCCGAGCATGATGTCGGAAATTGAAAAAGCAG ttAGCAGATCTCCATACAAAGGAGCGAGCCAAGAAGGCATAATGTTTGCACCAGACCTTCAAGATCAGCAATCCAGGTTGAATCTATCAGGCTGTATAACAAAGCCCCCGAATCCGTCCCCGTCCGAAGATAGTACTAGGTTTTGGGTTAAAGTAGAATCGAAGAAGGATCTTTTCAAGTTCCCGCTCGACCTTCCAACCATGGACGGGTTGAAAACACAAGTCTTAAAGAGACTCACTCATTTGGAAGCGGATGGTCTTAAGTTCATGTACCAGGATGAAGATGGGGAAATGATCACTATAGCTTGTGAAGAGGATTTGCATTTCTGCTTCCAATATTTCAAGTCATCATTCCACAAAACTAAAGTCAGATTGTCACTTGTTGCAAATGATGATCGCTAG
- the LOC116020814 gene encoding protein ATAF2-like: MSGFCGSNDSVESPPVEKDSGDSIRIPPGYRFNPTEEELITHYLWRKIANPSFFTTAVEEADLNRLEPWDFPGVCVGEGEWFFFSRRDMKYATATGQRIHRATDSGYWKITGNDRKIFKGKTLVGMKKTLGFYRGRAPSGERTDWVMHEYRLEGHNSLHNLPQNAKNEWVICKVFLKSSLEKKTYIPPGIQELKLAGMQTLFLSLIFLAVQTLAWASNDSSSSDGEVGNHNVNCCRSSTLKRKDNNNEYVGGVRQLQPKLQKSKSNAENPATAAAASSSMSSHNNTTMEDNSRVSVKVGYNNDTVMFLLPFATMDSLKAEILKRFNKLESANFKISYKDEDEEMVTIGCDEDLHYCLEFFKSTGTTPVRLSLLKESIAPSLGHF; the protein is encoded by the exons ATGTCCGGATTTTGTGGCTCCAACGATTCTGTGGAATCGCCGCCGGTAGAGAAAGATTCCGGCGATTCTATAAGAATTCCTCCGGGTTATCGATTTAATCCCACAGAGGAAGAGCTCATAACTCACTACTTATGGAGAAAGATTGCGAATCCTAGCTTCTTCACAACCGCCGTAGAAGAGGCGGATTTGAACAGGTTGGAACCCTGGGATTTCCCCGGTGTTTGTGTGGGTGAGGGAGAATGGTTTTTCTTCAGCCGGAGGGATATGAAGTACGCCACGGCCACGGGGCAGAGAATACACAGAGCTACTGATTCAGGATACTGGAAAATCACCGGAAACGACAGAAAGATTTTCAAGGGGAAAACCCTTGTTGGGATGAAGAAAACTCTGGGTTTTTACAGAGGGAGAGCACCCAGCGGTGAAAGGACAGACTGGGTAATGCATGAATACAGATTGGAGGGCCACAACTCCTTACACAATCTTCCTCAAAACGCTaag AATGAATGGGTGATCTGTAAAGTCTTTCTGAAAAGCTCCCTggaaaagaaaacatatattcCCCCCGGCATCCAAGAGTTAAAACTTGCAGGGATGCAGACATTGTTCCTAAGCCTAATATTTCTGGCAGTACAAACTCTTGCCTGGGCTTCAAATGATTCTTCTTCAAGTGACGGTGAAGTTGGGAACCATAATGTAAACTGCTGCAGAAGTTCAACTCTTAAAAGGAAGGACAACAATAATGAATATGTTGGAGGAGTGAGGCAGCTGCAGCCAAAACTACAGAAATCCAAGTCTAATGCAGAGAATCCAGCTACTGCTGCTGCAGCATCAAGTTCTATGAGCTCTCATAATAATACAACAATGGAAGACAATAGTAGAGTGAGTGTTAAAGTGGGATACAACAACGATACTGTGATGTTCCTGCTTCCTTTTGCAACTATGGATAGTTTGAAGGCAGAAATCCTAAAGAGATTCAATAAGTTGGAATCTGCAAATTTTAAGATCAGTTataaagatgaagatgaagaaatggtGACAATAGGTTGTGACGAGGATTTGCATTATTGTTTGGAATTTTTCAAGTCCACAGGAACAACACCAGTCAGGTTGTCACTTTTGAAGGAATCCATTGCCCCCTCACTTGGACATTTTTAA
- the LOC116018837 gene encoding uncharacterized protein LOC116018837 translates to MNVSTYSGFSTAWPPAENMPNLGWTATGNMDDGLGLGLGGPPMTVSTYPSISTVWTSTGNMDILGSPITVSTVENMANLNMPMTVHTECPPVSVYKMSEPIPTLGAVTSEAGPSMITEIEKAVSRFPYKTSQEGIMSTPDLQDQQRSEDSTRLWVKVEWKKDLFKFPLDLPTMDGLKTQVLKRLSLLEADGLKFMYKDEDGEMITIACEEDLHFCFQYFKSSFHKTKVRLSLVANDDH, encoded by the exons ATGAATGTTTCCACCTACTCAGGCTTTTCCACGGCATGGCCTCCGGCAGAGAACATGCCTAATTTGGGATGGACAGCGACAGGAAACATGGACGACGGGCTTGGTCTTGGTCTTGGTGGGCCTCCGATGACTGTTTCCACCTACCCCAGCATTTCCACGGTATGGACATCAACCGGGAACATGGACATTCTTGGCTCTCCGATTACTGTTTCCACCGTAGAGAACATGGCCAATTTGAACATGCCGATGACTGTTCACACGGAGTGCCCTCCGGTAAGTGTCTATAAAATGTCTGAACCGATCCCAACTTTGGGAGCTGTGACTTCTGAAGCGGGTCCAAGCATGATTACGGAAATTGAAAAAGCAG TTAGCAGATTTCCATACAAAACAAGCCAAGAAGGCATAATGTCTACACCAGACCTTCAAGATCAGCAACGGTCCGAAGATAGTACTAGGTTGTGGGTTAAAGTAGAATGGAAGAAGGATCTTTTCAAGTTCCCACTCGACCTTCCAACCATGGACGGGTTGAAAACACAAGTCTTAAAGAGACTCAGTCTTTTGGAAGCAGATGGTCTTAAGTTCATGTACAAGGATGAAGATGGGGAAATGATCACTATAGCTTGTGAAGAGGATTTGCATTTCTGCTTCCAGTATTTCAAGTCATCATTCCACAAAACTAAAGTCAGATTGTCACTTGTTGCAAATGATGATCACTAG